Proteins encoded by one window of Candidatus Dormiibacterota bacterium:
- a CDS encoding sigma-70 family RNA polymerase sigma factor: protein MSSASMVVEAPEGASPGGPARGSALVDPALVLRAQAGDPDALTELAEQVRPTAQRFASRFLNDPTRGEDVAQVALMKAFSRLGDVRAPAAFPAWLMRIVRNECLNELSRQKHAQVPMSLLAGEGTQIQAPAGGDGDPEEALLRSQLQDLVRKVAATLPHHHRQALVMRALEDRTYEEISQALDVPVSVARVWYFRARRRFRASFVTMMVARRGVPALCQEMGEAIAEMIEGTLAAADRPRLQGHLDTCTVCRQTEDELRNTAFRTPTRAMLLGLGLLRLGWRLPARVRAGAARAPAAAAKVAVTGAGGAVLATAMGAAAPPAAPAGSTLPAAPTGTGPVGTVPPAGAVVNSPAPLAGATATPAPPTLPGLPAVLGAAPVGSLLEQLRGATTKVGGAVVAPLPTPPAGLGSVTSAVGGLAHPPTAGPAPALP from the coding sequence ATGTCCAGCGCGTCGATGGTGGTGGAGGCCCCGGAGGGGGCATCCCCGGGCGGGCCCGCTCGCGGGTCCGCGCTCGTCGACCCGGCCCTGGTGCTGCGTGCCCAGGCCGGCGACCCGGACGCGCTGACCGAGCTCGCCGAGCAGGTCCGCCCCACCGCGCAGCGCTTCGCCAGCCGCTTCCTCAACGACCCCACCCGCGGCGAGGACGTCGCCCAGGTGGCCCTGATGAAGGCCTTCTCGCGGCTCGGCGACGTGCGCGCCCCGGCCGCCTTCCCCGCCTGGCTGATGCGGATCGTGCGCAACGAGTGCCTCAACGAGCTGAGCCGCCAGAAGCACGCGCAGGTGCCGATGTCGCTGCTCGCCGGCGAGGGCACCCAGATCCAGGCGCCGGCCGGAGGCGACGGCGACCCGGAGGAGGCGCTGCTGCGCAGCCAGCTCCAGGACCTGGTGCGGAAGGTCGCGGCGACGCTGCCCCACCACCACCGCCAGGCGCTGGTGATGCGCGCCCTCGAGGACCGCACCTACGAGGAGATCAGCCAGGCGCTCGACGTCCCGGTCTCGGTGGCCCGGGTCTGGTACTTCCGCGCCCGCAGGCGGTTCCGCGCCTCGTTCGTGACCATGATGGTCGCCCGCCGCGGTGTCCCCGCCCTCTGCCAGGAGATGGGGGAGGCGATCGCGGAGATGATCGAGGGGACGCTCGCGGCCGCCGACCGCCCCCGCCTCCAGGGGCACCTCGACACCTGCACGGTCTGCCGCCAGACCGAGGACGAGCTGCGCAACACCGCCTTCCGCACTCCGACCCGGGCGATGCTGCTGGGCCTCGGCCTGCTCCGCCTCGGCTGGAGGCTGCCCGCCAGGGTGCGCGCCGGCGCCGCCCGCGCACCCGCGGCGGCCGCGAAGGTCGCCGTCACCGGCGCCGGCGGTGCGGTGCTCGCCACCGCGATGGGCGCCGCCGCCCCGCCGGCCGCGCCCGCGGGGAGCACCCTCCCCGCCGCCCCCACCGGTACCGGCCCGGTGGGCACGGTGCCCCCGGCGGGCGCGGTGGTCAACTCTCCGGCGCCGCTGGCCGGCGCCACGGCGACGCCGGCCCCGCCGACCCTGCCCGGCCTGCCCGCCGTGCTCGGCGCCGCTCCGGTCGGCTCGCTCCTCGAGCAGCTGCGCGGCGCCACCACGAAGGTCGGCGGCGCCGTGGTCGCGCCGCTGCCCACGCCGCCCGCCGGGCTGGGCTCGGTGACCTCCGCGGTCGGCGGGCTGGCCCATCCTCCCACCGCCGGGCCCGCGCCGGCCCTGCCCTGA